From Alosa sapidissima isolate fAloSap1 chromosome 7, fAloSap1.pri, whole genome shotgun sequence, the proteins below share one genomic window:
- the dazap2 gene encoding DAZ-associated protein 2 — protein MNNKGSYPQQAVYPQQSSAPMYPQTMQVPAQAPPYSDAPPAYSEIYQPRYMHAPPAPGQMAQMSSAYPGTQMFMPLPQTMPVGTMGPNVPMAYYPMGAVYPPGSTVLVEGGFDAGARFGTSSNPALPPPPPGCPANAAQLAAMQGANVMMTQRKNNFFMGGSNGGYTIW, from the exons GCTCATATCCTCAGCAAGCTGTGTACCCCCAGCAGAGCTCTGCCCCCATGTACCCCCAAACTATGCAGGTCCCTGCCCAGGCACCTCCTTACTCTGATGCACCTCCGGCGTACTCTGAG ATCTACCAGCCCAGGTACATGCACGCACCCCCTGCTCCTGGTCAGATGGCGCAGATGTCCTCCGCCTACCCAGGCACTCAGATGTTCATGCCCTTGCCACAGACGATGCCTGTGGGGACTATGGGCCCTAATGTCCCGATGGCCTATTATCCTATGGGGGCGGTGTACCCCCCAGGCTCCACAGTCCTGGTGGAGGGGGGCTTTGATGCAGGAGCTAGATTTGGAACCAGCAGCAATCCTGCCCTTCCT CCACCTCCTCCTGGATGCCCAGCTAATGCTGCCCAGCTAGCTGCCATGCAGGGAGCCAACGTGATGATGACACAGCGCAAGAACAACTTCTTCATGGGTGGCTCCAATGGGGGCTACACCATCTGGTAA
- the bin2a gene encoding bridging integrator 2a — protein MDSSKTSVNAATSPKQKGAFAKRVQRQFSRTQEKVLQRFGKSEVTKDEQFEYYVQDLNEQQSDGSRIYKDLKAYHNAVKVMREASKRLSHSLYDTYESDWNGLEDLGAIVEGQDLLWNDYETKILDQAARTMESYMTQFPDVKERVAKRNRKLVDYDSSRHHLEALESAKKRDDVKIAKAKEELQTAKSVYEDINNELKEELPVLFGSRIGCYVSVFQAISNLSEVLYKELNTINRDFQDVLTDLKDQHPDKVFVINNLQRSASMKRRSLISPRAWRASFSEFQSTISPRGSLRRKNPTSPLRSVARPSLEGYSPEPELRPTPAESIAEVRDDEVSSTHSEQPLAEALNGASGARWSEKVEEEEKGEEEDEEEEEEEKPQEDDKQGKQELTAESAAAGAGPKAANSNYPEAKAAEDPQVNKPDSSEAPVSNVVLENGEASDRQNAGADVSSTHSKGAAAKDSGLHRETVM, from the exons ATGGATTCATCAAAGACAAGTGTCAATGCTGCCACTAGTCCAAAGCAAAAGGGTGCCTTTGCTAAACGGGTTCAACGACAATTCAGCAGAACCCAAGAGAAG GTCTTACAGAGGTTTGGCAAGAGTGAGGTGACCAAAGATGAACAATTTGAATATTACGTCCAAGATCTAAACGAACAGCAG AGTGATGGGAGTAGGATATACAAAGACCTTAAGGCGTATCATAATGCTGTCAAAG TAATGAGAGAGGCCTCCAAAcggctctctcattctctctatgaTACTTATGAATCTGACTGGAATGGACTTGAGGATCTAGGGGCCATTGTGGAG GGACAAGATCTTTTATGGAATGACTATGAGACAAAAATCTTAGACCAAGCTGCGCGCACTATGGAGTCTTACATGACTCAGTTTCCAGATGTCAAG GAGAGAGTGGCCAAACGCAACAGGAAGCTGGTAGACTACGATTCTTCACGTCACCACCTGGAGGCGCTGGAGAGCGCCAAGAAGAGAGATGACGTCAAGATAGCTAAG GCGAAGGAAGAGTTGCAGACAGCCAAGAGTGTTTATGAAGATATCAACAACGAACTTAAAGAGGAACTGCCTGTCCTTTTTGGGAG CCGTATTGGATGCTATGTGTCGGTATTTCAAGCCATTTCCAACCTGAGTGAGGTCTTGTATAAAGAACTGAACACG ATAAACCGTGATTTTCAGGATGTTCTCACTGATCTGAAAGATCAGCATCCAGACAAAGTGTTTGTTATCAACAACCTCCAACG CTCTGCCTCAATGAAAAGGAGATCACTGATCTCACCAAGGGCATGGAGGGCCAGCTTCTCAGAGTTCCAGTCTACCATCAGTCCAAGAGGCTCCCTTCG AAGGAAGAATCCAACCAGCCCTCTGAGGAGTGTGGCCAGACCCTCACTAGAGGGATACAGCCCTGAGCCGGAGCTTCGGCCCACTCCAGCAGAGTCCATCGCTGAAGTCCGAGATGACGAGGTGAGCTCAACTCACTCCGAGCAGCCGCTGGCAGAGGCCTTAAACGGAGCATCTGGTGCCAGGTGGAGTGAAAaggtggaagaagaggagaagggggaggaggaagatgaggaggaagaggaggaggagaaaccaCAAGAGGATGACAAACAAGGCAAGCAAGAGCTTACTGCGGAGTCTGCTGCTGCCGGAGCGGGCCCAAAGGCGGCCAACAGCAACTACCCTGAGGCAAAAGCAGCAGAGGATCCACAGGTGAACAAGCCTGACAGCAGTGAGGCACCTGTCAGCAATGTGGTGCTAGAGAATGGAGAGGCATCTGACAGACAAAATGCTGGGGCCGATGTCTCCTCCACACATAGCAAA GGGGCAGCTGCCAAGGACTCTGGCCTTCACAGGGAGACAGTGATGTGA